The following is a genomic window from Solanum stenotomum isolate F172 chromosome 4, ASM1918654v1, whole genome shotgun sequence.
GGCTCAGAAAAATCTATCTCAATAGCTGACCCTTTTCTAGCGATATGCTTCTTTTGTTTGCCTTTATCTCCCAGTGGGAGATCTTGCTTTCTTTTCTGTGAAGGTCGTGATCCTCATTCATTGATTGTAATTCCCTTTGCCTTTTTCTAAGGTAGCTCGTTTAAGTATGTGCATACCGTATCTGCAAAAGATCAAGAGATTAGGCGAAACTCAACTCAAACACAAAGAATCTTATTGTAGAAGCACTTACCGATCCAGTCAGCAAATCGCCAAATCTCTTTGGCGATCTAGGTCGAACTTGCCGAAGAAATTAGCTTGAAATATAGGCAAAGTAGCgatgaaaaaatttattaggTGAGACGCCGATTAGTTTTAGTGACGACAAGGTTGTTTGTCAGAAGCTACAGTGAATGAGGAAAAAAGGGGCATGCAAAGGGAGGTCTAAAGTCCtatcggcgagtcaccgactaGTTTAGACGATCACGAATGTgtccgccaaaagttacagatcTCTCAGCACTATTAACATAAATGAAGGGGGATCTAAGAGCAGTAGGCGAACCGTCGAGTCATTTGGTGAGCATGGCCCAACTCGCCAAATGATTCAACGTGCCTATATTTCAACCCACTTCTTAGAATTGACCTTACAAGCCCTGGAAACGAAATCAAAGTATGCATACATAAAATTTACACAAGATCGATACTTCCCATCACCTCGGAATACTCAGACTTCTTCCGATTTTTCCAAATTTGGCTATTTAACTAAGATTACCCTTAGGAATATCGTCACCCATTCCTTCATTGAGCACTTTTTGTTATTTAGCACAAATATGGGCCACTTCAATTTCATTATTTAGCAAGACCAACCTAACAACGATTACGCAACACCCACTTCAAGTTCATTCAAATTAAAGCACAAACAAGAAGGCAATCGACTATTAAAGCATTTTCAgacaaaatttttgaactaacaATAGCATCACAAAACCCTATTTCTATCACAGAGGCTCATCACACATCATCATAGTACTAAAATTGCAAGAGAGtgcaaaattatcaaaaataagtTCGGAGTTTTAGAGACTAACCTTTGATGCTGATCAAATTGCTTTTTGAAACCCTAGGTAGCAAAGAAATCCTACCCCAAACACTAGTCACAGACTAAAATACTAATGGAAGGCAAAAATCTAGGAAAAAGTACCTTTGGTGTTATTTTGAGGAGCTTGAAATGAGGGAAAGTGAGAGATTCAAAAATTTGACCTTTGGTTTTATATAACCGTTCAGTTCTCGGCCATTCGGCGACGTTAGTCTtgtcgccgatcaactcggctaTGCGCCAAACGTATACTCATCTCACCGAGTTTTATAGGACATCCCTTATTTTGGGGTCATAACGGCGGATTAAATCGGAATCGCCGATAGGTTCGATGATTCGCCAACTGGATCCTTGACTCGCCAACTTGCACTTTCAAcatctttttcactttaacCTACAAAATCAGCACACCATTATTCGAACAGAATAACTTAAAACAACATCACCTTGGGTTGCTTCCTAAgaagcaccttagttaacgtcgtggcacgacacaagtCCTTTCTCATTCTCCGTTATTGGGGTTGGCCCTAGTGTCACTAGGTGACCCCAATGTGTCATTTGGGTGGAGATGAGGCACTGCAAAACTCAGGAGTGACCTGATTAGCTGGATTGATCTAGAGTGAGATCCaatcatttgattcaacacttcaatattcTCCTTTATTTCTTCCAACACACGATCATGAtcggtgatcttttggagaatgatttgaagtgtGTCCTCGACACCATTCCCCCCATATCTATACCTCCTTTGCTTATGAGGGATATATAGCTCCCCTTGTTGTTGCATTGGACTTCCTCCTCTAAGATTTTGGTGGCAAAGTCGTTTAGCTGAGATGCCAGTGCGGTCAGCGTGAGGTCCTTTTGGACTCCTTGGCTCATTTCAACCAAATTGCCACTACTCTTCTCAGCCATGCTCATATAAATTGACAACTCAACGaagaacaaaactaaaagtaataTTAGTGACACTAcaactaataagaacaaaaaatctattaaactaaaaattctcagaCAACatcactccccggcagcggcgccattttgatgcttatcctAACCAACGATACTAACCTACAGTACGAGTGTCTATGAttgtcgataatatagtaacccaaccaagggttggggtcgtgtcccaagggagtggttttgagaattagtagaaaaataaaatttagttctaactagtcgtagctaaagacattaacgattaaaaacattgtaaatttaaaggggtgacacaaaagtgtcaaatatcaattgggggttttgtcacaagtagtaaaaacaacaaaaaataacaagaagatCAAGTATGGAGACAAGTTCTtagggtgtgaccgcaatacaggTTGAGATAAATCGATGTGTACATgatttcaataggaaatttgcaagataacagtgactaggctaagctttagatggaaataagttccttctcgggcaacttaccccgtttcaaatgcgttcctctcggacacccatttgtcgcatgaacgccagcctacgccttaccccactcactctctcgagctgagtattagcatatgggactagggctcaccctctcgggctgaacctcatgtcgacccactccttaggccatcagtctagcggtcttggtttcgcgatctccctctcgggcaagccgaaaacacatgggtgattttatatttgcaactgcaaacccattaaattaaaccacaatcagtaggtgaaatcaccattaaaatacatctatcctatcagcaagcaagacccagtaacaatatcaacacatatttgctaaatctcACCCCacgaatggggtttttagccacacatcaacaaataacaaaatacacctaaaatgatactaaaatcaaatgtgtataagaattaaaccttgatttaagaaaaggaaaaaaatggagaagacccacttccaacttggggaagatgaaatccttctttcttcaattctcccaaaaaccctctccaaacttgagagaaaatatcctaaaaagtactattctattctagaaattaaaataaatgttcgactctttaaaaattaataacaaggttagtatttatagactacATAAAATAGTGCTGGCGAATCTTTTGGCGAGGTTAGTTGGAATCGCGGATTAACTCAGCggttcgccctttggtgtagtttgtCATCGTCTTGCACAAGCTTTCAGTATCATCGTGATCTATGTCATTGGGCGACCTAGTACTGCTTCACGAAATTACTTAGTGAaacaccgactgctcctttcatcgcctttttgatcctgctccttcaacgcttcgcgtactggaacaaagaacggagtgcgtcccttcggcAAATCGCCAAGCATACTTGGCGATGCGcaggcttcaacttcttcattcttttcagtccgttgttcctttttgcacctaagtgtccatgcttccactaaaacttcaaatacctgaaacttacgagttttcatcagatattgatataaaataagcatttgaggacactatttctatcaaaataaagccccaaataagtccaatttgtggactcatcattgACTAACCTTatcttatgctcttatgattatgctagctcacatatttagtacattctaTACTAActcatactttgcctacattctcatcaaatgtaggtTTTGGAGAGTTGAGTTGTATTCTTggagataggtttctaaggagttgaagatcttggtgagtcctcatagcttcgaggacataCCCACtagttcttttatgtcttttagtttcatgttgagactattgtattGGCTGTGTCCcaaatgttttaaattcaagttgagtttagatggtttgagacaaaagtgtatcaaagacttccgcttgcattttataaagacttcgatCGTATGGattaaagttattaaaatttccatacttttctattatcttaaaatttccatacttttctattatcttatgttatgatatgctatgggcttgtatgagacccctttggggtcaagtacgccatgttacatctagggtgtacccctgggtcgtgacaaaagctttcttccttttcttctagATTTTCATTGCCGCATCAACTCGTGATTCTAACAATTCTGCAGAAAGCATTATAGATAAAGTTTCATTGTTACCCAAATATGCATACCTTAGGTGAGCAGGTAGAGATTTCAAATCTAACTTGGGTGCTTCTTCAATTGAGGGTTTTGGTGGAGACCCTAATTCGTGATCTAATGATTCCACCATACCTCTTTGTGCTCCCACAATTGCCAAATTAAGGCAGGCCGCCATCTCTTGATCTTCAGTATCTCCATCAATGTCATATCCCACCAAAAATCTTTCCAAGGGATCCTCGGAAGTAATATGCTATGATTCTACGGCTAGATCCACAACAGTAAGGGTGGATAACTCTTCATAGACAGAAGGCAATTCCATAGAGCGATAAACATCAAACACTTCAACCTTATCATGAGCTCTCATGGTTAACTCTCCAGCTTCTACATCAATCAATTGTCGCCCCGTGTCAAAGAAAGGATGCCCCCAAAATAAATGGAACTTCTGAATTAGGCTCAAAATTTAGAACTACAAAGTCCACATGAAAGATCAATGAACAATCCCACTTGCACcaacatgtcttctactacCCTTTCTAACCTCGCAATAGATCTATTCGCCAGTTGTAGAATGACAGTGGGTGGTTTTGGACTTTTCAACCCAAGTTTCTTGTATAAGGATACCAGCATGAGATTAATGCTAGCACCAAAATAACATAAACCCCTGGCATGGACACTTTGTCCAATAGTAATTTGAACAGTGAAGCTACCCAGATCCTTCAGCTTCTTGGGTAGTCTATTCTGAATTTGAGAACTGAAGTCCTCAGTAAGTGCTACCATTTCATACTCCATTAAACTTCTCTTTTTTGCCACTATCTCATTCACATACTTGGCATACTTAGGGATTCACTGGAAAATATCAACCAAAGGCAGGTTAATGTGAACTTGTTtaaggagagagagagaaacttaccgaagcattcatcttcattcttcttcttgaacttctaTGAAAAAAGAAAGGGTGGTTTCACTTGAAGAACCCTCTTCTCAACATTTAAGTTTTTTACCACCTCTTCTTGTTTCTTCCCTTCACTGACTACTTCAATATCTCTCTTCTTTGGAGCTAGTTCCTCTAGTTATAGCCCAATTCTGGTATTCACCGCATTCAATTGCTTTAGGTTGGACTAAGTATTACCCGACAGACTTCCTTGTGGACACATATTGAGCGTAGTAGCTATTTTCGCAACTTGATTTTCCAGATTCATCTGCGATATTTGGATGTTCCTCATGTTTTGATCCTGCCTATCAACCCTTGCATTTGTTTTTGCATTTTTAGTACTGTTCTTACCAATTCCTACCATCATCTTTTGGAACAAATCTCCATTAGTCATTCCCCCTTTCTGTGCACTTTAATTACTGCCTTGgctattattttgaaattgctTCCCATATCCTTGTGGTCGGTATTGGTTGGACCCTTGCGCCTGATTTTGATTTCCACACCATGAAAAGTTAGGATGCTTTCTCCAACTCGAGTTGTATGTATTACCATAATTTTGCGTACCTCCACCTCCTTGAGCATTACCCACATAGTTCATGGAGTCTGTATTTGCTTCACGGTATTCAGTTACATGTTGTTCACTTCCACAGACTCCGCACCAACCAACAAATTATTGTATAGCATTCACCGGTGATTGTTAATTTAGTGTGATTTCTTGAATTACATGGCTATATTATGGTTCATTGCATCTAATTTTGCATTTATAGCAGTAACTTGATCCACATCTAGAATTCTTGCAACCCTTACTGTCGTGGTCCTTGGTACCTTCCCATTCCATTCGGGGTTTCCCTCCGACAGTCTGTCTAGAAGGTCAAATAGTTCCTCATGGGTCTTTGCCAAAGCTTGTCCACTTGCTACACTATTAAGAAGTACTCATGCATTATGATCAAGACCTTCAAAGAAATTGTGAGCGAGTACCTCGTTCTCTGCGGACAAGCATTTAACATTTGCTTAAATCGAGCCCATGCTTGGTATAtatcttctccatttttttgCTTGAAGCTTACTATTTCACTCCTCAACCTTGCAGTTTTTCTCGATGGAAAGAATCAAATCAAGAACCTCTTCGCTAAATAATCCCATGTAGTGATGGAATTTGTGGCTCTGTATCTAACCACTTCCTAGTTGTTCCCACTAATGAAAGTGGGAAAAGAGTCAACACCACATAATAAGGTAATACCCCATTCGTTAAGTATGTATCGCTTATTTCTAGGAAGTTTCTAATCTGCACTTGGGGATCCTCGTGAGGAAGATAATCCTAAGGTAAAGCATGTAAATTAGATCAGTGACTGTTCTTAAACTCAAGTTAAAGAGGGGTAATTCGTAATACTTCagcatataaatatgcccaaGATCAgccatcatcaaaaagggagaaaTTGATGGTTTGACATATCTTTGAAAAAGAGGTTTTGATGATGAGAACATGAACCAGGTTCATATAACATGTCTCAGACTACAAAATTAGTAAAAGACGGAAAGAAGAACTCCGACAGATATAAAAAGGAAACgtttgttttaaaaagtaattagaGTCGAAAgaggaaaacattaaaaatggaAGAGTCCAACGCAAATAAGGAAAAGAGGCACACGAgttcaaaaaggaaaaggattAGCATTCAAGGAAAACTAAAATCTTTCCTTGTACAAATTTGTTGCTAAAATCAGTCTCTATAAAAGGACAAGGTGGAAGCATGAATAGAGTATTCTTTGCCAATTCAGAAATCAAGAGACTTTCTAAGGCAAACGTACAAGAACTTAGTTCTTGCACTAGGGGTAAGGTTTCTTCAGTACGTTAGAAAACAAAAGCAATATTCCTTGAAGCTAGAAGTAATAGAAGAAAACTTTGATTGTTTTGAGGATTCTTCCACTGAATTTGGACTCAAACTAGATGCAAAAGAACACTTTGAAGCTGTCAAGAGTGACtgattttcatcaacaacctaTTCTTTGTGTTTATCCAGAAACAAATCTATTTGATATGTGACctgtaagaaaagaaaaattataattatccACGGCTTCAAAATAAAGTTGAAGATCTTAGCTCAAATTTTGTTACAGTAGATGAAATGACTTACATCACCAGCATAGTGTAAAATGGTGAAGTCAGAACGAGCCAACTTGGGCTAGCTTAATCGTTTATGGTTTTGGAAAGTCTGCTAGAGCTTCTGTGCAAACATTTCATGAGTTGATCTTGGAATCATAcagcaaaaaaacaaaatagcAGTAGTCTGAATATCCTAAGCCCTAAGATGACTATATATAAGGTAAAAAGAAGGGATATTTTGACCATCTAAACATTCAGAATGAATAATAACAAAAGCTACTAATAAAATAGTTCTTATTCAAAATCAGCTTACCAAGGAGTGCATAATACCTCCTGGTTTTTgagcaagagaaaaaattgttaaaatatgTTACTGGAGAAACAAAGGAAAGAAATTAAATCTTGgtccatcaatttttttaatgtaaattaGAGAATGAAATCAACATCATCACAAGGTTTACATGGAACATATGCTGCAGATATCTTTGCTGGAAATAAGATTTCGGTCACTTAGCTCCCTCGAGTTGAGCCAACTTACAAAAAAAGTGTGATTTCAACCTtcagtgatataataaaatttctgGATTTTTCTTGATGAAATTGCGATATATTTGCATATCTCAACCTTCATAACCTctcttgtatatattttcttctttgattgGTAAGGCCAGCCAAAATTTGATCCCGCACTGAGtcaaaaatcagatttttgtcactccccgaggccCAGGACGTGGTCACAGGatctaggatcatgagtgacccaaAGCTAACCCTGCTACCATATCATAAGCATAGTTGAAGATTTTCAACATAATAGTCATAATGTGCGGAAGCTAGAAACAtatcataaaatgaaatgatggGGAGTACCCATTATAAGTTTGAATATATATTACtgaatttaatgaaaaatgaaagatcaaactcaaactaaaactgaatctaaatTATGTCTAAATAAAAGCCTCTACTGGCAAGAGATATTGAGATAtgtccccagctaactctagcaaaactgaaactaaaagactgaaaatgGAAAGATAACATGTCACTCATTCTTgaagaataaggactcaccactgatgttgcttaactggagatcgggaatcgatctatccgtgatctgaatgctgaggacctgaacctatacatcacaagaagatgtagctcagagtatgcgtcagtacttgaagggtactgagcatgcatgatagaataaagttgaacaatatatacatatatataatagagCATCttgatcaaatatataaaatgaacaTGGAGAATATGCTAAACATACTGAATGTGAACTAACTGAATGTAgtgaccaagtacataacatgctgCAACTGAATACTGAAAATGTAACTGGTAACCTAGTCAATACACTAAAAtttgactgtgggagctactaataaccgacataaaaccacatgagctaaatgtggagttcgatgtatacggcccattgagaggacccaatataccttgctaagggtatagaggcatgactagcgtgatcactaagtATAATGCCCACATAGAAGACTTaactatgggggcacgtagttctgggactatgaaggtgactgaccctagtacaactcggtattaagcctactctTAATAAAATGTATCAGATACAACAAAACTGTAATAAAATGAATAGATCGAGATTCTTAAGGGATATGCACAACAATATGGTGTGCATTACCAGGAAACATTTGTTCATGCAGTAAGGTATGACACAATCAAGCTTATTCTTGCATTTGCATCTCATATTTCCTGGCAGATTTATCAACTTGAAGTCAAATCGGCCTTTTTGAATGGTTTTCTTGCTGAAGAGATCTTTGTAGAGCAACCTTATGGTTTCTCAATTCTTGGAAAATAGGATCAAGTTTATCTCTTAACGAAGGCCTTGTATGGCCTAAAACAAGCCCCAACGGCATGATATGAGGGGATGGACAATCATCTCATCCAACTTGGCTTTAGTAGAAGTCAAAGTGAAGCTACTTTGTATGTGAAAGTCACTGTAGGTGAGTCCTTAattgtcttaatttatgtaGATGACATGTTTGTGACAGGAAGCAAAATTGAACTAATCCAACGGTTCAAGgatgaaatgaagaaaatcttTGAAATGACTGATCTTGGTGTCATGAAGTACTTCCTTGGCATGGAAGTGTTGCGGTCGAGTGATAGAATTTTCATATGCCAGCAGAAATACATTTCGGATATTCTAAACAGGTTCAAAATGCAAGACTACAAACCTATGAGTACTCTAATCTCCACTGGTGTGAAACTTGGAAAGGATGCGGATTTCGAAAAAGTGGATGATAGTATGTAATAAGCTTAATTGGCAGTCTTCTATATCTAACTGCAAGCAGACCTGGCATTCTATTTGTTGTAAGTTTTCTCTCTAGGTTCTTGCATTCTCCAAGAGACACACTTCACAATGGCTAAAAGAGTGTTAAGGTATATTAAAGGAACCAACAAGTTTGGAATTTTTTTCCCAACATCTGCTGAAGTAACTATGAACCTGATCGGGTACTCTGATAGTGAGTGGGTTGGCGGAGTTGATGATTCAAGAACCACCTCTGATATCTTTTCTGTTTGGGGACAAGTTGTTTTAGTTAGAGCTCTAGAAAACAAGAAACTACAGCTCAATCAACAGCAGAAGCTGAGTACATAGTTGTTGCATCTGCTGTGAATCAAGCTATCTGGCTAAGGAAGGTGTTGAAGGACTTGGGCCATGAACAAATAGAAGCTACCAAGATCACGTGTGACAATAGTTTAGCAGTTTCAATCTCAAAAAATCTAGTGCTTCATGGTCGAACTAAGCATATCAAGATCAAGTTTCATTTTATTAGAGAAGT
Proteins encoded in this region:
- the LOC125861430 gene encoding uncharacterized protein LOC125861430 — protein: MVALTEDFSSQIQNRLPKKLKDLGSFTVQITIGQSVHARGLCYFGASINLMLVSLYKKLGLKSPKPPTVILQLANRSIARLERKFHLFWGHPFFDTGRQLIDVEAGELTMRAHDKVEVFDVYRSMELPSVYEELSTLTVVDLAVES
- the LOC125861431 gene encoding uncharacterized mitochondrial protein AtMg00810-like, with the protein product MFVTGSKIELIQRFKDEMKKIFEMTDLGVMKYFLGMEVLRSSDRIFICQQKYISDILNRFKMQDYKPMSTLISTGVKLGKDADFEKVDDSSCILQETHFTMAKRVLRYIKGTNKFGIFFPTSAEVTMNLIGYSDSEWVGGVDDSRTTSDIFSVWGQVVLVRALENKKLQLNQQQKLST